DNA sequence from the Alkalilimnicola ehrlichii MLHE-1 genome:
GGCCCTCTCCGACCCGACTCTGGAGCGTGACTATCGCCCCTGAGCGCGAGCGCACGCATTGGACCGGCTTCGTGTTGTCCTGTGTCATCCTGGCGCTGCTGTTGGCCGTGCTACTGACGGCCCCCGCCGCCGCAGAGGACGTGCTGATCTTCGGCGAGCCGGACCCGGACGAGCCGGAACCGCCGGAGGCGGAGGCCGCCGAGATGCCCTCCCCCTGGGACACCCGCATCGAGCGCGGCCTGCTGGAGCTGGGCCAACTGGCCGCCAACCGGCGCACCGCCGATTTCAGCCACCACGGTCGGGCCGAGTTCCGCGCCGGCCGCACGCTGGCCGGAGACTGGGAGCTGCGCCTGGGCGCCCGCCTGGACGGCCACTGGCAGGGCGGGGGCGAGCGCTCCGGCGTCTCGCGGTTGGACGCCGACTACGCCGAGAACTGGCTGCGTTACCGGGGCCGCGATTGGCGGCTCACCGTCGGGACCCAGCGGGTACTCTGGGGGCGGGTGGATGAGATCCCGCCCACCGACCGCCTGAGCACCAAGGACCTCACCCGCTTTGCGCTGGACGAGATGGTGGACCGGCGACGGACCAATCCCGCTGTCCGCCTGGAGTTCTACCAGGCCGGCTGGGCGGTGGACCTGCTGTTCCTGCCGCTCTTCCGCCCCGCGGAGCTGCCCGACCGGGACAGCGTCTGGCATCCGGTGGACCGCGAGCGTGGCCGGCTCTTCGGCCTCCCGGCGGACCCCGCCCTGGCACCCTTCATCCGTGACGCCCGCATCGACGACGATGTCTCCGGCGATGGCGATGGCGGGGGCGGGGTGCGCCTTAGCCGCGGCGGCGCCGGTGCGGACTTCGCCCTCACCCTCCAGCGTGCGCGCCACTCCCAGCCCCACTACCGGGTGGACGACGCCACCCGCGCCGCCCTGCTGGGCGCGGGCCCGCCGCCGGATCGGCCCACGTTGCATGCCGAGCACCCGCGCACCTGGGTGGTGGGCGGCGACCTGGCCACGGAACTGGGCGCCTGGACCCTGCGTGCCGAGGCCGCCTGGCTCAGTGACGTGCCGGTCACCCGGGCCGATGACCTGCGCCAGCGGACGGTGGCGGGTTTTGACTGGGTGCTGGGCGTGGAGGGCTTTCCCGGGGATCGCGACTTCCGCACCACCCTGCAGGTGGCCGGGCAGCACCTGGACGGTGCCGGGGGGGTGCTGGAGGCGCGCGAGGCCTACTACCTGACCGGCGAACTGGAAAACCCCTTCGCCGACCACCAGTGGCGGGCCCGGGTGCGCTTCTCCGCGGGGCTCGACCGCCGCGATGTCTATCTGAACCCGGAACTGGCCTGGATCGGCTTCGAACCCCACGAGTTCTACGCCGGCCTGCACTGGTTGGACGGGCGTGATGACACCGCTGGCGGGTTTTACCGGGACAACCGCATGCTGGTGCTGGGCTGGCGGGGACAGTTCTGATGCGCTGGCTGCTGGACCGCCCCCGTCTTGCCCTGGCCGTGCTCGCGCTGCTGGTGCTGGGGCCGGGGCCGATGCTGCTGCAGGTCAACCTGGACAACGCGCCGGAGGCCTATTTCCCGCTGGACGCCCCGGCAGTGGTGCTGGACAACGAGCTGCGGGAGGAATTCCCCCAGGATCAGGTGCTGGTGGCGCTGTTCGAGGGGGAGCACCTGTTCGAGGCGGATTTCCTTGGCCGGCTGCACGCCCTCGCCGAGGCCCTGGAGGGCAAGGAGCGGGTGGAGCGGGTGCTCGGCCTGACCAGCACCGACCACATCCGCGCCACGGCGGACGGCTTTGCCGTGGAACCGCTGGTGGACGCCTCCGCGCTGGACCGGTTCGACCCCGCGGGCTGGCGCGCGCGGGCGCTGGGCGACACCTTTGCCCCCGGCCTGATTGTCGCCCACGACGGGGAGGCCACGGCCCTGGTGGTCCGCCCCCACGTGCTGGAGGACAGCCTGCAGCGCCTGGAGCTGGAGCAGTCGCTGCGCCGCGCCATCAAGGCCCACGGCCTGAGCGCGGAGCTGACCGCCATCGCCGGCCATGTGGCGCTGGACGTGGCCCAACTCCGGGCCATGATCGGCGACCTGGCCCTGCTGGTGCCCGGCACCATGGGCATCGGCCTGCTGCTGCTCTGGTGGTTGTTCCGGCGCTGGCTGGTGGTGGGGCTGGCCGCGGCCACCATCAGCGCCGTCACCGGCTCGGCGCTTACCCTGCTGGTAGTCACCGGCAAGCCCTTCACCCTGATCACCGCCATCATGCCGCCGCTGCTCACCGCGCTGACGGTGGCGATGATGATGCATTACTTCAACGCCGTGCTGCACGCCGCCCAGCGCGGTTACACCGGCCGCGCCCGGGTGGAGGCGGCCTTGCAGGCCGTGGCCCGGCCCACCCTGTTCATGGCCCTGACCACCGCCGCCGGCCTGGCCTCGCTCAGCGTCAGCCCCATCCGCCCCATCGAGGCCTTCGGCCAGGTCTCCGCCTTTGGGGTGCTGGTGGCCGCCGCCTGCGTACTCGGGCTGCTGCCGCCGATCCTGGCCCGGTATGATCGCGGCCCCTGGGTGCGGCAGCAGCGGGGCATGCGCCGGCTCGACGGCTTCCTGCGGCTGGCCGCGCACCTGGCGGTACGCCGGGCCGGCTGGGTGGTGGCCGCGGCGGTGCTGGTCTTCGCTGTCGCCATCCCGCAGATCCGCCACGTGGAGGTGGAAACCGATCTTTACGCCTTCTTCGACGAGGGCCACGAGATCACCCGCGCCACCCGCCAGGTGGAGGAGCGCCTCGCCGGGGTGATGGCCATGGAGGTGGTCTTCGACGGCCCCGACTGGGACAGCCTGATGGCGCCGGAGCGGCTGCAGGCCATCCACGCGGTGCAGGCCTGGCTGGATGCCCGCCCGGAGGTGGATTACAGCCTGTCGCTGCCGGATCTGGTGGCGGAGATGCACTGGGCCTTCAACGAGGAGGACCCGGACTACCGCGCCGTGCCCGACAACGAACCGCTGGTCGCCCAGTACCTGTTCATCTACGACGGCCAGGACCTGTGGGACGTGGTGGACCGCGACTTCACCCGCAGCCGGCTGTTGCTCAACCTCAACGCCACCGGTGCCCAGGAACTCAATACCCTGATGGCTGACCTGCGGGGCCACCTGGAGGCCGAACCGCCGGCCGATCTGGCGTGGGATATCGCCGGTATGGGCCGGCTGTTCGCGGATCAGGAGCGGCTGCTGATCCAGGGGCAGTTGCACAGCTTGATGGTCGTGGTGGCGCTGCTCGCCGTGCTGATGCTCCTGATGTGGCGGTCCGTCTCCGTGGCCGCCGTCAGTATGGTGCCCAACCTCACCCCCATCGTGCTCATCTTCTCGCTGATGGGTCTGCTGGGTATCTGGCTGGACATGGCCACCGCCATGATCGCCAGTGTCGCGGTGGGGATCGCCGTGGACGACACCATCCACATCCTCCATGCTTACCTGCGCCGCCGGCGCGCCGGCAGCCCGGCGGCCTGGGCGGTGGCCCGCAGCTTCCGCCAGAGCGGGCGGGCGGTGACGGCCACCACCCTGGTGTTGATCGCCCAGTTCCTGCTGGTGGCCCTGTCGGACTTCCAGCCCACCCAGAGCTTCGGCCTGCTCACGGCCTTCGGGCTGGCAGCGGCGCTGGTGTACGACCTGCTGGTGCTGCCGGCAGTGCTGGTGCTGCTGAGCCGGGTCCAACGGTTGAAAGAATGAAGCCAGTGGGGGTTGTCGGCCGGCTTTACAGCGATGGGTGATCGATAACCGACTGGTTTGTCGAGATTTTCCTGGGCCTCTGTGCTGCAGGCCCCGTTGCCCCCGGAATCTCCCCCGATTCGCTGTCAATCCGCTTTACAGACTCCGTGCTTTCTCCGTCAGGGATGCGCTGGGACAGACCTAATTCCGGGTGGCATCTCCAGGAAGGTCGTTTGTCGCCAATAAATTCAGTCACTTGTGATGCGCTTCTGGATGATTGTTCATCTTGGCATGGTGTCTGCTTCTAGTGAACGACAAGAGGTGGTTTGCCGGCCTTAGGGCCGAACCCGCGATGGGTTCATCGCACTACATTGATCATCAGGAGAGGCTCATGAACACAAAAAGACTCATGCTCGCTTCGCTTTGCGCGGGCACCTTCGCCTTCGGCGCGGGCGCTGCATCGGCGGCGGAGATCATCGACTTTGATATCGACCTGGATGCCACGGCGGATTTCAGCGGCGGGGTTAGCGATGTTCGGCGTATCCAGTTCGACTTGAATACCCAGACCTTTCAATATGTGCAGGATCCGCTGAACCCCGTCCAAGTTGGGGATGTATTCTTCGACCGCGGTTATGGCGATGCCTCTGCGTACCGGACCTCGGGCGGTGGTTCCGCCGTTCAAGAGCCCGGAGGAGACTTTTTGGGCATTACCTACTCCATGGGGCTGCTATGGGATGAGCTCCGCGGGGTGATTACCTCGGCGGGTGCCAATGCCGCCGGTGATTGGGTGGTGACCGCCGACTACACCTCGGTGGGTCCCAACAACTTCCAGTTGTTCGTCGCGGACCTCAACCCCGGGTATGGCCAGGACTATGACGGGGCCGCCGCCCACTTCTCGGGGGGCGAGCAGGTCATGGAGATGGCGTTGGTGCAGGGTGACAGTATCCTCGAATTCGAAGGCGGTCCGGCTGGGGATTTTGTCGAGGGGACATTCACCTTCGAGTTCCAGGTGATTGACGTGTTGCCGGGCTTCTGGTTCACCAGCGATGGCGAGGACTTCGCCGATCTGATCGAGGATGACGAGGGGGCGCCCACCTTCATCGTCAGCGCCTTCGCCAGCGCCGGTACTATCCAGGAGCCGCCGCCCGAGACCTTCTTCGGCGATGACGCTAATAGCGACGCGTTCGGCGACGAGCGGGAGGGCCAGACCCTGTTCAGCGAGACCCAGTCCACCCACGATGGCAGCCTGCGCTTCGCGGTGCCGGAGCCGGGTAC
Encoded proteins:
- a CDS encoding efflux RND transporter permease subunit produces the protein MRWLLDRPRLALAVLALLVLGPGPMLLQVNLDNAPEAYFPLDAPAVVLDNELREEFPQDQVLVALFEGEHLFEADFLGRLHALAEALEGKERVERVLGLTSTDHIRATADGFAVEPLVDASALDRFDPAGWRARALGDTFAPGLIVAHDGEATALVVRPHVLEDSLQRLELEQSLRRAIKAHGLSAELTAIAGHVALDVAQLRAMIGDLALLVPGTMGIGLLLLWWLFRRWLVVGLAAATISAVTGSALTLLVVTGKPFTLITAIMPPLLTALTVAMMMHYFNAVLHAAQRGYTGRARVEAALQAVARPTLFMALTTAAGLASLSVSPIRPIEAFGQVSAFGVLVAAACVLGLLPPILARYDRGPWVRQQRGMRRLDGFLRLAAHLAVRRAGWVVAAAVLVFAVAIPQIRHVEVETDLYAFFDEGHEITRATRQVEERLAGVMAMEVVFDGPDWDSLMAPERLQAIHAVQAWLDARPEVDYSLSLPDLVAEMHWAFNEEDPDYRAVPDNEPLVAQYLFIYDGQDLWDVVDRDFTRSRLLLNLNATGAQELNTLMADLRGHLEAEPPADLAWDIAGMGRLFADQERLLIQGQLHSLMVVVALLAVLMLLMWRSVSVAAVSMVPNLTPIVLIFSLMGLLGIWLDMATAMIASVAVGIAVDDTIHILHAYLRRRRAGSPAAWAVARSFRQSGRAVTATTLVLIAQFLLVALSDFQPTQSFGLLTAFGLAAALVYDLLVLPAVLVLLSRVQRLKE